The genomic DNA TGTTTTTATTCCAAAATTTTCACTCCAAAAATGAGATGAAAGTACTTTACCTCGCTATCACTTAGTTCCTTCCCTTTTAAAAACTCGGGAACAAGTAAGGATATCTCAGCAGAGGGGGGGGATATTTCATGTAGGTAAATTTTACAATTTTCCATCCATGTCAATAGAACCAACTTGCATACATTCCATCTTTAAAGATTACATGTATACTTCATCTACTTCTTTCAGTGAGGGACAGTTGGTGATTCTCAAAGTCGAGTATTTCATAAGTCATGACTGTATGTAGAAGTGTAGAAACAGACAAATATATAAAAAAGATGTAACAGATCTAACCGGCTTTTCAACATGGTCACTGAAAAAGCCAACAGTCGAATCCTTGGCCTCACGAATCCAATGCTCAATATCATGACTCCCCGTCAATTTGCTATGTCGTAGAAGCCAAACAGAACAGACTGAGATGCCTACAATGCCACATGCATATCTCATCCAGTACAGTGTTACTTTTCTAGGTTTTTTATTTTCCGCGACCTAGAAAGAAGTGACAATAGGATAGCTGTTACTTAAATTAAAAGATGCACAAATCTGTCACATTTACTGTTGCATGAATCTGTCACATTTAATGTTGCATGAAATGAATTGTTCAGTGATAAGTAGCTCTGTTACTACGTATTGAAAAAAAAGGCAAGTTAGCCtagaaaagaaaaaaaactaGTTCAGATGTAAATAAAATGTCTGGAACTCGTTAACTTTATCGGACCAACATCAAACAAATAGGGAATACAAAGGATTTAAATGTCTCTGCATCTTTCTTTGGATAAGAAAGACTAGATTTTTGAGAGAATGGGAGAAGCCAACACGGTTTAACTTCATGAAGACACAAATAATTCATGACAGAAGTGAAAAAGTTGCTGTTTTTCTATATAGACAACTTACTTGAATTTACTGTTTCATATCCAGTCTTATTGCTAAAcattactttcatattttatccaCCAAATCGAACAGGATTCTGCGTACATAATTTTACGGCCACAAATAATAGGTGCAAAATTGTCGACCCATCACTAAGTATGTGGTGACCCATTTCTAACTAGTAACAGCAATCGCAAAAACTGAGATTGAAAAAGCCATATATAAATGAGTCATGGATAAAGTTAAGTATAATCTGAAAGCACTAAAGTAACATCCCTCCTGCTTCACTTTACAGAAGTAGCATGATTGTCTTGAGGCAAGAATGTAACGAAAAAAATGAGGAAAAAAAAAATCATCTTATTCTTATTATGGTAACTAGAAAGATAAGACAGCTTGTTAAATATAGTGTACATATTTATGTTAGTCGCATAATACACTAAAATCTTAacaaaaattatttcaaaaaaaaatagaaaaatgaaGCTGCATGAGCATACACTGACTAGAATGTAATTTAGATTAAAGAAGTGACAATAATTCACAAGTAAAAAATGTAAAAGTAGAAATAGAGAAAACAAAGAATATCAGTAATTCTAAAAGCTATAGTAATGGAATCAATTATTTTTGATGGAATATGAAATCAAGTAACGTAATACAGGGTTATACAAGGACTCAAATGTTCCTTTTATGATGAAAAAAAGGGTAAGGTTGTAAACATTGGGACCTTCCCCAGACCTGCTGATGTGGTCTACTGCACTGGGTATGCTACTCTTATCAGAAAACGCAAGAAGGATATTCTATCCAATTTAGTGGACAAAACAATCTAGAACATGATGCAACAGAGTCTCCCCCCTCACCTTGGCGTTCAAACAGGAAAGCAGGTAGCTACCATTTGAGCAAAAAAATATCACAATACAACCgaaaaagaaagagaaacatCCTCTGTGTTCTTAGTTACGCAAGTATAACCGAATCTAATTCCTTCCGCTATTATGCTTATATTATTATATTGACCCTCCTAATACATGAGGACAACCTTGTAAACTGTGTCACtgtaatatatttttaataatgcCTGATGTCCACATGTCCAGTTGACAAAAGTGTGAGCTTTATGCTTTAAATTCTAATAATATAGTGTACCCATAAAGCTTTTCGATCTTCCAAAGGTAAACGCAGAACAGTGGAACTTGTTGCTGTTAGATTTAATCATTTTAATTGTCATATCTAATTTGCAGCATGGCCTAATAAAGCTTTCAGTCTTTCACTAGATATGGCCATATTAAATTGGGTCTCTTCATGGGTCGCTATCCATAACTTTTCCTCCCTTATGCGGTCAGGAAACCTGGGTAGTGGGTGTTCTGGGGTTCATCCACTCAAGTTCTATCTATTTTTGTTTTTGTTCCAAACATATTTGTTTCCTAAGTCATCCTAAATCTATCTGTGCATATATGGCGCATTTATTTGAAAATGTAGAAATCAGGTAATTTGCTTATGCTATTACATCCTTGTGTTATCTTGACAAGTATATTTGTTGTCAAATCTTATTCTTTGAGGGACCATCCGATGAGGCAGTAAGCATTGCCACCACTCACCAGACACCACACATGATTTAGATTCTATAATATCCCTAATAAATAGATTATTGTGCCGGGATTTCAGATTCTAGAATACTATGTTGTACTTCAGATaacatattatatttataatactATAAATATtccaaatgctaacaaacttgaAAAGCTGACATAGGGCTCTTACAAGCATCGATAAGTATGAGTCCAATTTGTGCAGGTTTTGATAAGGCAAGTTAATGGCGTCTCTTATCTCACAGCCAGTCCACTGAGATCCTTCCAGCATGACTTCCGAAAGTTTCTCAAACCTTAGAGGAACTGATTCACTCTGATGAACAGAATACTCATTCTGCACATAAATTACATGTAACGAAGTTTGTTAATTTtacaataataaataattattgacTAATTAAGTATAACTAATTAACGCATCTATTGATATTTCCCGTTCTTCAGACTTCAGAGTTAAAGTAAGAAATTGTGCAAAACAATAATGGGTGTGGAATGAACAAGGAAGCGTATCGTTTGCCCACTACCTGTGGTGGAGCATGAAGATGAGCTATTGAAGCCTCCAATTTTGAAAATAAACCATCAACAGTCAACAATAACAAAGGTAGAGACTTCTCTGCATCACTTGCTAACTCATCCCCGAATTTGTCAATTTCTATATAAATCTGCACTAAGTAGAAACCATGATCAGTTGTAGTCTAAAAATAATCATATTTTCCAAAAATACAAATTCAAGATTTCCAAATCTCAATAATACTCTAACCATTAAGAAAATATGGTGCAGACACCGTAACAAtcttttttttgaaaaatttagGGACTAAATATAAAACAACCACACACAACCAAAAAGACCTCAGACAATCAGATTGTCAGATACTAAATTTTTTAGAGTTGAAATTTTTTAAATCAAAGTGGAATGGAACTACAATAAAAAAAAAAGATACTAAACCTGCGCCAAAAATGTTGCAAGGGCAAATCTTAAGCTTGTTAGGATATTTATCCTGTCATATATATGACTAGTGGCAGAACAGTAGAGATTCTGTATGCCAGAACCCTCTGAAATAGAATTACGTATCAACTGAACTATGCCATTAACAAATGCACGCGGCCCTCTCTCAAAAATCATAAAATACACTTTTTGTCCACGTGAACCCTGAAATAAATACAAAAGCACACTGCACATTATATATTCACATACTATATTGAACATAAATTCAACGCATCCTGCACTTCGGAGGAATAGTTTTACTCACCTCCGCTTTAGATTGCCAAAATTGTAAGTTCTTTTGGATGATATGCATGTTTACAAAGACATGCTCCAAAATGTCCTCCAAAACGTCAAAAATTCCAGATCCCTCAGAGAACTTCCTGCATATGTCAAATATAGTGAAGATCTTGATGTTAATAACTTAATATTAAGATATCTAAAATTAAATGCATCAGTAGTCTGTTCTAGAAGACTACCACTGGAAAATTGATATCTACTTATTACttgtaattttatttttacttcCACAAGTCATAGGGCCTGGACAATGTGGTCACTATCTATTTAAAGAGTTGAAAATCATAAATTGAGACCACAACTTTGAGCTTTTTTCAAGACTTCCTTCAGATCCATGCTCTGGAAAAATTTTAGTAAGCTACGCTTTGCACCTCACAAGTTCAAGGTTCATTCTAGAAAAACAACATTCCGTGGTCTCTAAATTTTGACACATCCCAACATGTATGTCTTTCTATTAAAAAATGACAACTTAAATATTGCAGCAGCATTTCAGCCAATGTTATTTTCTAAACAAAAAAATATTCTTTAAGGTATAAATACAAACAAATTCAATCCTCTACGAGCGGACATAGCATAATCCATCTAAAAATGTAAAAGAGTCAGAGAAAATAGGGAGAACATTTGGCACAGATTAGATTGTAAAAATGTCTCGCACACACCATCAGCCATTTCCACCAAAAGATAGAGTGCTAAGATGAGCAGGTACAAAATTATTCACGTACTACAGAAGATCAGTCCAAGGAACAGTCCTTTATGCTATTAAAGGAGCATAATCTAGCTGTAATGTAGCTTGAAGTGCACAAAGGGGCAGAAGGAATTTCATATTAATAGATGGGGAGAAGCACCCACAATATTTGGATAAAATGTAGCTAACTGATCAGCTGTAAGTTAGCAGAGACATCTCCCTTAAAGGTGCTAGTTGCGGATAGAAATTAATTGAACAGAAATTGTGCAAGCACTACTTTCACTTGGAAGGTTAAAATAGGGAACTCAACAATGATGTCAAGGAACTACTACCTACGGAAAATCATGATTCATGATCTGGTGTTGGAGTAGGTTTGTTAGACTCACTCAGACTGAGGTCTATAACATTTTAGTTTCCAAACATGAACAGTTCGAATATTGTTGTCATATTATAAGGAAACGCAAAATGTACCAAGCCAGCACTAAGGATGCTCAGTTGACAAAAGTTTTAAGAGCCAGGAAATGTTCGCAAAGAATTCCAAAAATCAAAGACGTGTTCCACAGGCCTAGGCCTACAACTGTCAACTGTTAAACACTTGTGAAAGTTGTTAGGGTTTTGTTAACTATTACAGTACGGAAGGCACATACTGATACTGCACCACACTACACTTGTTATTAATACAACCATGAGGTTACACCGCGTGAGCAGAGTGTGTTTATTTAGTTAAGTGAAATACTATAAAGTCAAAATCAGTTGAGTCAATGCTCTACAAATCCAAGCCTTATAGTCTATGTTTATTTTAAATACGATTCAATTACACAGATATATAACACATGTCCATTATAATAAGTCTCTCTGCAGATTGATATATTATAATGGTccattataattgatttataataaACAAGCCAAACTACATTGCAACACAACAAGACATCATTTATTATATTATGTGTACCAACCAAATAATCACACACTCGACTGATCATGTTTTATAAAACCCGTTAAAAAATTCATCAGTGAAATTCAGCCTAATTAATATAAGAACACCTAGGAAAACTTAGCATCTACGATCTCACGAGGTTAAATGTCAGATGTATACCTCCTTAATCATCCAAACTATCTCTTTCATCTTCCTCAGGACGCACTCGAAGTGCATCCCCGTATTCAGCACCGCAATGACAAATGGCCGATATATTGTAACAATCTGTGCACTTAGCAAGTCCGCACTCAAAACACTTATAATAACAATGACCGAAATCATATACACACTCACAAACATCGCAAGGTAAAACCAACCCATGAACCGGGCCTTGATCCAGTGGGACTTGAAAATCATAATCGTCCATTTCTAAACCCTCAAAGTCCCTAAATCTATCCTCTTCGTCTATGGGTACATTCCTAGGTCATCTTACGTAGCTGAATTTTTAGTGATGAATATTTTAACAGGGTTTTATAAAACATGATCAGTTGAGTGTGTAATTATTTGTTTAGTCCACataatataatatatgatgttttaTTGTGTTGCAATGTACTATGGGTTGTTTATAATATATCAATTTAAATCAATCTGCAGAGATACTTATTATAATGGACATGTGTTATGATTGACTTTGCAATGTACTGTGGCATGTTTACCAAATCACCATTAACGATGCTCAGTTGAAAACAAGTTTTAAATGACAAGAAAATGTTTGCAAAGAATTCATGATAGGTTCCAGTCATATTATAATAAAACAAACTACCTGAATAAGCTTTCTTTGGGTGAAAGTGAACGACAGTTTTGCTTTTGCATAAACCTCTTCCTGCCTTTCTTTCATTTACATAACTCTAATATATAGAACTTGAAACAAACTACCCACTACTGAACTACAATTCTCCATTACTGCAACTACTCCTACATTTTAGCAACTCAACCTCTCTAACAATCTGATACTAATAATAATAAGTAAATAACATAAAAGTAACTAATAATTATAATAGCACGTGGACAAGTATTTTCTTGACCTATCAATTCCAAAAATCAAAGACGTGTTCCACAGGCCTAGGCCTACAATTGTTAAGTGCTTAAACAAGTTGTTAGGGCTTTGTTCGTTATTACAGTGCGGTAGCCACATACTACACTACACTACACTTGTTATCAAGACTTACCACTAGGTTTTAGGTAAACAAAGGCAGAGAACAAAGACATTAAGTTAATAATAAGTCTCAATTCTACTCTAACTCTTAGAAAGCCACGACACGGCATGAGCAGTGAGCAGTGTGTGCTTAGTAAGTTAATTAGTTAAGTGAAATATTAGTAATGCTCTACAAATACCAAGCCTGATTGTCAATGTTGATTTTAGATATGATTCAgttacacatatatatataaacatctAACAAACCAACCTAACATAATCAACCTGACATACTCAATTGGGCagaggagagagagagggagggagggagggagggagcgAGAGAGAGAGGGAGGCAGAACGAGAGGatagagagagaagagagaagaggAGGGAGAgcgagaggagagagagagagagagagagagagagagagagagagagagagagagaagagaagggggagagagagagggaaggagagagagacagagaaggggggagagagaggggggagagatcaagagagagagggggggaaggagggagagggagggagagagaatAGAGAGAGGAGAgcgagagagtgagagagagagaagaggagagagagagagag from Apium graveolens cultivar Ventura chromosome 5, ASM990537v1, whole genome shotgun sequence includes the following:
- the LOC141659589 gene encoding protein DGS1, mitochondrial isoform X2, whose translation is MQKQNCRSLSPKESLFRKFSEGSGIFDVLEDILEHVFVNMHIIQKNLQFWQSKAEGSRGQKVYFMIFERGPRAFVNGIVQLIRNSISEGSGIQNLYCSATSHIYDRINILTSLRFALATFLAQIYIEIDKFGDELASDAEKSLPLLLLTVDGLFSKLEASIAHLHAPPQNEYSVHQSESVPLRFEKLSEVMLEGSQWTGCEIRDAINLPYQNLHKLDSYLSMLVAENKKPRKVTLYWMRYACGIVGISVCSVWLLRHSKLTGSHDIEHWIREAKDSTVGFFSDHVEKPLLSIRDELFDTFRKRHKGVMELEEVQLTTNSLHRMLLAFSEQTQGQKFPENASDQELLEIMMARYEKELMHPIQNLLGGELVRAILIQIQKLKLDIETALLELDQILRANEINFAVLAALPAFLLSLGILALIRAWLKQDTRAEGRGRIARLQRRLLIVEVEKRIIEFQTCIDKGQERDAQCTFGLVLYSLDRLYRAVESHAKATGEWQCLRQDITDLGRPGLQTAYKLTITSRMERVYDCLLPSLKRY
- the LOC141659589 gene encoding protein DGS1, mitochondrial isoform X3, which codes for MHIIQKNLQFWQSKAEGSRGQKVYFMIFERGPRAFVNGIVQLIRNSISEGSGIQNLYCSATSHIYDRINILTSLRFALATFLAQIYIEIDKFGDELASDAEKSLPLLLLTVDGLFSKLEASIAHLHAPPQNEYSVHQSESVPLRFEKLSEVMLEGSQWTGCEIRDAINLPYQNLHKLDSYLSMLVAENKKPRKVTLYWMRYACGIVGISVCSVWLLRHSKLTGSHDIEHWIREAKDSTVGFFSDHVEKPLLSIRDELFDTFRKRHKGVMELEEVQLTTNSLHRMLLAFSEQTQGQKFPENASDQELLEIMMARYEKELMHPIQNLLGGELVRAILIQIQKLKLDIETALLELDQILRANEINFAVLAALPAFLLSLGILALIRAWLKQDTRAEGRGRIARLQRRLLIVEVEKRIIEFQTCIDKGQERDAQCTFGLVLYSLDRLYRAVESHAKATGEWQCLRQDITDLGRPGLQTAYKLTITSRMERVYDCLLPSLKRY